One window of the Thermasporomyces composti genome contains the following:
- a CDS encoding FAD-binding oxidoreductase, whose protein sequence is MVDALADALRAQIPAPLVVTDPDRLASYRHDMATFCPSGMPAVAVLARETAHVQHVLKVASDLGVPVVPQGGRTGLSGGANAVDGCIVLSLAGMDRILEIDPANRVAVVEPGVLNAVLSKAAAEQGLFYPPDPSSWEISTVGGNIATNAGGLCCVKYGVTADFVRALEVVLANGEILHTGRRTAKGVAGYDLTRLFVGSEGTLGVITRATLALRPAAEEPRTVAALFPSVAAAGEAVARVVASGLVPSLLEFMDQASLRAANEYRRMGLPDHAAAMLIAQSDAGPERAAAEIATIARHFADAGGFDVIEAEDAQEGELLLNARREAHYAIDRLGSRLIDDVCVPVSRLADFVQRVEKVAADLGLTIPVVGHAGDGNLHPNVVFDATDEDQVRRARQAFDEIMRIGLALGGTITGEHGVGLLKRDWLERELGHVGLRIHRELKRVFDPAGILNPGKVMSLEA, encoded by the coding sequence ATGGTCGACGCCTTGGCCGACGCGCTGCGCGCGCAGATCCCAGCACCGCTCGTCGTGACTGACCCCGATCGCCTCGCCTCCTACCGCCACGACATGGCGACGTTCTGCCCGTCGGGGATGCCGGCCGTCGCCGTCCTGGCGCGCGAGACCGCCCACGTTCAGCACGTCCTCAAGGTCGCCTCCGACCTCGGCGTCCCCGTGGTCCCCCAAGGAGGACGAACCGGTTTGTCCGGCGGCGCGAACGCTGTCGACGGGTGCATCGTGTTGTCGCTCGCCGGCATGGACCGCATCCTCGAGATCGACCCGGCGAACCGGGTCGCGGTGGTCGAGCCGGGTGTGCTGAACGCGGTGCTGTCGAAAGCCGCGGCAGAGCAGGGGCTCTTCTACCCACCGGATCCCTCGAGCTGGGAGATCTCCACGGTCGGCGGCAACATCGCCACGAACGCGGGTGGACTGTGCTGCGTGAAGTACGGCGTCACAGCGGACTTCGTGCGCGCGCTCGAGGTCGTCCTGGCCAACGGGGAGATCCTGCACACCGGGCGGCGCACCGCCAAAGGTGTGGCCGGTTACGACCTCACGCGGCTCTTCGTCGGTTCCGAGGGCACCCTCGGGGTCATCACGCGAGCCACTCTCGCCCTGCGTCCAGCAGCGGAGGAGCCTCGAACGGTCGCGGCGCTCTTTCCTTCGGTCGCCGCCGCGGGAGAGGCGGTGGCCCGCGTCGTGGCGAGCGGCCTGGTGCCGAGCCTCTTGGAGTTCATGGACCAGGCGTCGCTGCGGGCGGCGAACGAGTACCGCCGCATGGGGTTGCCGGACCACGCGGCGGCGATGCTCATCGCGCAATCCGACGCCGGTCCGGAACGGGCGGCAGCGGAGATCGCGACGATCGCTCGGCACTTCGCCGACGCTGGCGGGTTCGACGTGATCGAGGCCGAGGACGCCCAGGAGGGCGAGCTGTTGCTCAACGCGCGTCGCGAGGCGCACTACGCGATCGATCGGCTGGGTAGCCGCCTCATCGACGACGTGTGCGTTCCCGTCAGCAGGCTCGCGGACTTCGTCCAGCGCGTGGAGAAGGTCGCGGCGGACCTGGGTTTGACCATCCCCGTGGTCGGCCACGCGGGCGACGGGAACCTGCATCCCAACGTGGTCTTCGACGCCACCGACGAAGACCAGGTGCGTCGGGCGCGCCAGGCGTTCGACGAGATCATGCGCATCGGGCTCGCGCTCGGTGGCACGATCACGGGCGAGCACGGCGTGGGACTGCTCAAGCGCGACTGGCTGGAGCGCGAGCTCGGCCACGTGGGCCTGCGCATCCATCGCGAGCTCAAGCGGGTCTTCGACCCGGCGGGGATCTTGAATCCCGGCAAGGTCATGTCGCTGGAGGCGTGA
- a CDS encoding ABC transporter substrate-binding protein has protein sequence MGSARRTRRQVLILAGTAGLWGGILAGCGQGGGGGGAGGGRQGRSGREGETLFIAGFQWGPPRHFNPLGQSTAWPCNQNAMQLVYETLLRFNLLDGSLQPGLGKELQTPDENTFVIPLQDGTAWQDGEPLTAHDVVFTFELAKRHTELSYASFWDYVEKVEATDDRTVTVTLGREPYNPALVKNSLATTFILPRHIWEPREAEGKPMGEHENLDPVGSGPYQVESYNQQQISLKRFDDYWGQQVMGGLPKPTYIVHPIFKGNQDGDLRFERGGVDVMQQFTPQIWKMWEDKKLPVSTWYKEPPYHVPGGMPMLVINTLRKGLDNPLVRRALAFSINYADIADKAMSRYSEPANSSLILPVGAEEKYFNKENVEANGWRYDPDEAVRILEEEVGATKESDGVYVLPDGTRLGPYTAQTPTGWTDWQAALRIVAANAKAVGFDIRTEFPQAPNVTSSVQAGDFDLACWSVAATSAATPWQRFRDVLDHRGVAEPGKPAFWNYGRFEDPNVAALLDKAAGADESELPALYTELDTIFMKNAPMIPLMYRPLEFFEFHESNWTNFPSDDNPYAPPMFQGAGVTWLYQIRRISESD, from the coding sequence ATGGGCAGTGCGCGTCGGACGCGACGGCAGGTGTTGATCCTCGCCGGCACCGCGGGTCTGTGGGGCGGCATCCTCGCCGGCTGTGGTCAAGGTGGTGGCGGTGGAGGCGCCGGAGGCGGCCGGCAAGGTCGATCCGGCCGGGAAGGGGAGACCCTGTTCATCGCCGGCTTCCAGTGGGGTCCACCACGGCACTTCAACCCCCTGGGACAAAGCACCGCCTGGCCGTGTAACCAGAACGCCATGCAGCTGGTCTACGAGACCCTGCTTCGCTTCAACCTTCTCGACGGCAGCCTGCAGCCGGGTCTCGGTAAGGAGCTGCAGACGCCCGACGAGAACACCTTCGTCATCCCGCTGCAGGACGGCACCGCCTGGCAGGACGGCGAGCCGCTCACCGCCCACGACGTCGTGTTCACCTTCGAGCTCGCCAAGCGTCACACCGAGCTGTCGTACGCGTCCTTCTGGGACTATGTCGAGAAGGTCGAGGCGACGGACGACCGAACGGTGACCGTCACCTTGGGACGTGAGCCCTACAACCCCGCCCTCGTCAAGAACAGCTTGGCGACGACGTTCATCCTGCCCCGACACATCTGGGAGCCGCGGGAAGCCGAAGGCAAGCCCATGGGCGAGCACGAGAACCTCGATCCCGTGGGGTCGGGACCCTACCAGGTGGAGTCCTACAACCAGCAGCAGATCAGCCTCAAGCGCTTCGACGACTACTGGGGCCAGCAGGTCATGGGTGGCCTGCCCAAGCCCACCTACATCGTCCATCCCATCTTCAAAGGCAACCAGGACGGCGACCTGCGCTTCGAGCGCGGTGGTGTCGACGTCATGCAGCAGTTCACGCCGCAGATCTGGAAGATGTGGGAGGACAAGAAGCTTCCCGTCTCGACGTGGTACAAGGAGCCGCCGTACCACGTCCCAGGCGGCATGCCGATGCTGGTCATCAACACGTTGCGAAAGGGCCTCGACAACCCGCTGGTGCGGCGCGCGCTGGCCTTCTCCATCAACTACGCCGACATCGCCGACAAGGCCATGTCGCGCTACTCCGAGCCGGCCAACTCGAGCCTGATCCTCCCGGTCGGCGCGGAGGAGAAGTACTTCAACAAGGAGAACGTCGAGGCCAACGGCTGGCGCTACGACCCGGACGAGGCGGTCCGCATCCTTGAGGAGGAGGTCGGCGCGACGAAAGAGAGCGATGGCGTCTACGTCTTGCCGGACGGCACGCGGCTCGGCCCCTACACCGCGCAGACCCCGACCGGCTGGACGGACTGGCAAGCGGCGCTGCGCATCGTGGCGGCGAACGCGAAGGCGGTGGGCTTCGACATCAGGACGGAGTTCCCGCAGGCGCCCAACGTCACCAGCTCCGTCCAGGCCGGTGACTTCGACCTCGCGTGCTGGAGCGTCGCCGCGACGAGCGCCGCGACGCCGTGGCAGCGGTTCCGCGACGTGCTGGACCATCGAGGCGTGGCCGAGCCGGGGAAGCCGGCGTTCTGGAACTACGGCCGATTCGAGGACCCGAACGTCGCGGCGTTGCTGGACAAGGCCGCCGGGGCGGACGAGTCAGAGCTTCCCGCGCTCTACACCGAGCTCGACACGATCTTCATGAAGAACGCCCCGATGATCCCGCTCATGTACCGGCCGCTGGAGTTCTTCGAGTTCCACGAGAGCAACTGGACGAACTTCCCCAGCGACGACAACCCCTACGCGCCACCGATGTTCCAAGGCGCCGGGGTCACCTGGCTCTACCAGATCAGGCGGATCTCGGAGTCGGACTAG
- a CDS encoding ABC transporter permease: MRLRGYLIGKTLWYLGAMVVAVGLNFLLPRLVPGNPVDAIVAQLGRSGTQAETLERIHRHYVEQFGLDQPLWSQFLTYLGNLAHFDLGTSFASYPAKVESLILEALPWTIGLQLPAILIGWLVGNALGALAAFKGGLFDRGAFLSSLFLSSMPYYCLAIILLYLFAVALPILPPGGGYEYGTTPELSIPFIVDVLRHYWLPFFSLVLIFVGGQAVGMRSMAIYELNSDYVNYGRSLGLPDNRIVRYIFRNAMLPQLTGLALSIGTLVGGALVTEIVFSYPGIGYLLFSAISQNDYPVIQAITLIIVITVLVSNFLVEVAYGFVDPRIRAAQAGER; this comes from the coding sequence ATGCGGCTACGCGGTTACCTCATCGGCAAGACGCTGTGGTACCTCGGCGCCATGGTCGTGGCGGTGGGGTTGAACTTCCTGCTGCCTCGGTTGGTGCCAGGCAACCCCGTGGACGCCATCGTCGCGCAGCTCGGCCGCTCCGGCACGCAGGCGGAGACGCTGGAGCGGATCCACCGGCACTACGTCGAGCAGTTCGGCCTCGACCAGCCGCTGTGGTCGCAGTTCCTCACCTACCTGGGGAACCTCGCGCACTTCGATCTCGGCACGTCGTTCGCGTCGTACCCGGCCAAGGTCGAGAGCCTCATCCTCGAGGCGTTGCCGTGGACCATCGGTCTCCAACTGCCGGCGATCCTCATCGGGTGGCTGGTCGGCAACGCCCTCGGCGCGCTGGCGGCGTTCAAGGGTGGGCTGTTCGACCGCGGAGCCTTCCTCAGCTCGCTGTTCTTGTCGAGCATGCCGTACTACTGCCTGGCGATCATCCTGCTCTACCTCTTCGCCGTGGCACTGCCGATCCTGCCACCGGGTGGTGGATACGAGTACGGCACGACGCCGGAGCTGTCCATCCCCTTCATCGTCGACGTGCTCCGCCACTACTGGCTGCCGTTCTTCTCACTGGTGCTGATCTTCGTCGGCGGCCAGGCGGTGGGCATGCGGTCGATGGCGATCTACGAGCTCAACTCCGACTACGTCAACTACGGTCGCTCGCTCGGTCTGCCGGACAACCGCATCGTGCGCTACATCTTCCGCAACGCGATGCTGCCGCAGCTCACCGGTCTGGCGCTGTCGATCGGTACCTTGGTCGGCGGCGCGCTCGTGACCGAGATCGTCTTCTCGTACCCGGGCATCGGCTACCTGCTGTTCAGCGCCATCAGCCAGAACGACTACCCGGTGATCCAGGCCATCACGTTGATCATCGTCATCACCGTGCTCGTCTCGAACTTCCTCGTCGAGGTGGCGTACGGGTTCGTCGATCCGCGGATTCGTGCCGCGCAGGCGGGTGAGCGCTGA
- the hppD gene encoding 4-hydroxyphenylpyruvate dioxygenase produces the protein MNDPFPVLGMDAVVFCVGNATQAAAFHQLAYGMDLVAYAGPDTGVRDRTSYVLTSGSARFVFQGAAAPDSPLADHHRAHGDGVLDLALEVADVDRCVAHARREGATILEEPHDETDEYGTVRLAAIATYGDTRHTLVDRSRYRGPYLPGHTPKETSVIRPPGQPRRLFQAIDHCVGNVELGRMDYWVDFYKRVMGFQNMAEFIGDDIATEYSALMSKVVANGNYKVKFPLNEPAPGKHKSQVEEYLEFYGGPGCQHIALATNDIVQAVDVLRGSGVEFLDTPTSYYDDPDLRERIGEVRVPIAELRKRGILVDRDEDGYLLQIFTKPLGDRPTVFYELIERHGSLGFGKGNFKALFEAIEREQARRGNL, from the coding sequence ATGAACGACCCGTTCCCCGTTCTCGGCATGGACGCCGTGGTGTTCTGCGTCGGCAACGCCACCCAGGCGGCGGCGTTTCACCAGCTCGCCTACGGGATGGACCTGGTGGCCTACGCCGGCCCCGACACAGGTGTTCGTGACCGCACGTCGTACGTGCTGACCTCGGGCTCGGCACGCTTCGTCTTCCAGGGAGCGGCGGCACCTGACAGTCCGCTGGCCGACCACCATCGCGCGCACGGCGACGGTGTCCTCGACCTGGCCCTGGAGGTGGCCGACGTCGACCGCTGCGTGGCGCACGCCCGTCGTGAGGGCGCCACGATCCTGGAGGAGCCGCACGACGAGACCGACGAGTACGGCACCGTCCGCCTCGCGGCGATCGCGACGTACGGCGACACCCGCCACACCTTGGTCGACCGATCCCGCTACCGCGGGCCGTACCTTCCCGGTCACACCCCCAAGGAGACGAGCGTCATCCGGCCGCCGGGCCAGCCCAGACGGCTGTTCCAGGCGATCGACCACTGCGTCGGCAACGTCGAGCTCGGCCGCATGGACTATTGGGTCGACTTCTACAAGCGGGTCATGGGTTTCCAGAACATGGCCGAGTTCATCGGCGACGACATCGCCACGGAGTACTCCGCGCTCATGAGCAAGGTCGTCGCGAACGGCAACTACAAGGTGAAGTTCCCGCTGAACGAGCCCGCGCCGGGGAAGCACAAGAGCCAGGTCGAGGAGTACCTGGAGTTCTACGGAGGGCCGGGCTGTCAGCACATCGCCTTGGCCACGAACGACATCGTCCAGGCGGTGGATGTGCTGCGCGGCAGCGGCGTGGAGTTCTTGGACACACCGACGTCGTACTACGACGACCCCGATCTTCGGGAACGGATCGGTGAGGTCCGGGTGCCGATCGCCGAGCTGCGCAAGCGCGGGATCCTGGTCGACCGGGACGAGGACGGCTACCTGCTGCAAATCTTCACCAAGCCGCTCGGTGACCGTCCGACGGTGTTCTACGAGCTGATCGAACGCCATGGCTCGCTGGGGTTCGGCAAGGGCAACTTCAAGGCCTTGTTCGAGGCGATCGAGAGGGAGCAGGCACGTCGAGGAAACCTCTGA
- a CDS encoding SHOCT domain-containing protein yields MHGYGWGLAFGWFLVPLFWIALIALIAWLVVKFVGPGGLKDAKRGDRGESAEEILNRRYASGEIDTATYEEMKERLVGRR; encoded by the coding sequence ATGCACGGATATGGCTGGGGCCTGGCGTTTGGCTGGTTCCTGGTGCCGCTGTTCTGGATCGCTCTCATCGCGTTGATCGCCTGGCTCGTGGTCAAGTTCGTCGGACCCGGGGGCTTGAAGGACGCCAAGCGCGGTGACCGTGGGGAGAGCGCGGAGGAGATCCTGAACCGGCGGTACGCCAGTGGCGAGATCGACACCGCGACGTACGAGGAGATGAAGGAGCGCCTGGTCGGCCGACGCTAG
- a CDS encoding DEAD/DEAH box helicase yields MSDEQESPWGPLRAWQREALERYLAAKPRDFLAVATPGAGKTTFALTVAAHLLARRVVERVIVVTPTEHLKRQWAEAAHRGGIALDPTFSGRKGRTSRDFDGVAVTYAGVAASTLALRVRCERFKTFVILDEIHHAGDSLTWGEAVREAFEPATRRLCLTGTPFRSDANPIPFVTYVEDEEGVPRSAADYSYGYGEALADGVVRPVLFLAYSGDMRWRTSAGEEVAARLGEPLSKDMIAQAWRTALDPSGDWIPAVLRAADTRLTEVRRDVPDAGGLVIATDQESARAYAKILRQISGERPTLVLSDEPSASKRIATFAADKSRWMVAVKMVSEGVDVPRLAVGVYATATQTPLFFAQAVGRFVRARRRGETASLFLPTIPVLLRYAAEMEVVRDHALRKPVSAEDPFAPEDALLARAERTESTPDMPEQRFQALESEATFDRVVFDGNEFGGELGEDEREFLGIPGLLEPHQVAELLRRRRQATAQEAARKRTTATPETPVVTPGRTEERSADDTATYQRLGVLRRELNSLVAAWHHRTGQPHAAIHAELRRVCGGPPAIQASAEQLQARIDTIRAWATARR; encoded by the coding sequence GTGTCTGATGAGCAGGAGAGCCCGTGGGGTCCGTTGCGCGCCTGGCAGCGGGAGGCGCTCGAACGCTATCTGGCCGCGAAGCCGCGCGACTTCCTCGCGGTGGCGACGCCGGGAGCCGGGAAGACCACGTTCGCGCTCACGGTGGCGGCGCACCTGCTCGCCCGTCGAGTGGTGGAACGAGTGATCGTGGTCACCCCGACGGAGCACCTCAAGCGGCAGTGGGCGGAGGCGGCGCACCGCGGAGGGATCGCGCTCGATCCGACGTTCTCCGGCCGCAAAGGTCGGACCAGCCGGGACTTCGACGGCGTCGCGGTGACGTACGCGGGAGTGGCGGCGTCCACCCTGGCCCTGCGCGTGCGCTGCGAGCGGTTCAAGACCTTCGTCATCCTCGACGAGATCCACCACGCGGGCGACTCGCTCACCTGGGGTGAGGCCGTCCGCGAGGCGTTCGAGCCGGCGACGCGACGCTTGTGTCTGACGGGGACACCGTTCCGCAGCGATGCCAACCCCATCCCGTTCGTCACGTACGTCGAGGACGAGGAAGGGGTGCCGCGAAGCGCCGCCGACTACAGCTACGGCTACGGCGAGGCGCTCGCCGACGGCGTGGTGCGTCCCGTGCTCTTCCTCGCCTACTCCGGCGACATGCGCTGGCGAACGAGCGCTGGCGAGGAGGTGGCGGCCCGGCTCGGCGAGCCGTTGAGCAAGGACATGATCGCCCAGGCGTGGCGGACCGCGCTCGACCCGTCCGGCGACTGGATTCCGGCGGTCTTGCGGGCGGCCGACACGCGGCTGACCGAGGTGCGTCGTGACGTGCCCGACGCGGGTGGTCTCGTGATCGCGACCGACCAGGAGTCGGCCCGCGCCTACGCCAAGATCCTCCGACAGATCAGCGGGGAGCGCCCGACGCTCGTGTTGTCCGACGAGCCCAGCGCGAGCAAGCGCATTGCGACCTTCGCGGCGGACAAGAGCCGGTGGATGGTCGCGGTCAAGATGGTCAGTGAGGGCGTCGACGTCCCCCGGTTGGCTGTCGGCGTCTACGCGACCGCGACGCAGACCCCCTTGTTCTTCGCGCAGGCGGTGGGCCGGTTCGTCCGCGCCAGGCGGCGTGGCGAGACCGCGTCGCTGTTCCTGCCGACCATCCCGGTGCTGCTGCGGTACGCCGCCGAGATGGAAGTGGTCCGCGACCACGCCCTGCGCAAGCCGGTCAGCGCCGAGGATCCCTTCGCACCCGAGGACGCCCTCCTCGCCCGCGCCGAACGCACGGAGTCCACGCCGGACATGCCCGAGCAGCGGTTCCAGGCTCTCGAGTCGGAGGCGACGTTCGACCGGGTCGTCTTCGATGGCAACGAGTTCGGTGGTGAGCTCGGCGAGGACGAGCGGGAGTTCCTCGGGATCCCCGGCTTGCTCGAACCCCACCAGGTGGCCGAGCTGCTTCGGCGGCGTCGTCAGGCCACCGCTCAGGAAGCTGCGCGGAAGCGTACGACCGCCACCCCGGAGACGCCGGTGGTGACGCCCGGGCGGACCGAGGAGCGGTCGGCCGACGACACCGCGACGTACCAACGGCTCGGCGTGCTGCGCCGGGAGCTCAACAGTCTCGTCGCCGCGTGGCACCACCGGACCGGACAGCCGCACGCCGCGATCCACGCGGAGTTGCGACGAGTCTGCGGTGGACCGCCGGCCATCCAGGCGTCGGCCGAGCAGCTCCAGGCGCGCATCGACACCATCCGCGCCTGGGCGACGGCCAGACGCTAG
- a CDS encoding ABC transporter permease: MRMVRFTPRFWISLAVFSVVVAFGVFGPMVAGDKLGEGVGGLYDPPSAQAWLGTDDLGHDIFTNLMFGTRTSLVIGFVAGAFATVIGVVVGLLAGYHGGRVEEALMGVTNVALAIPAIVVLILLSVALDFRSIVTMALVIAITSWPWTARAVRAQTSSVRTREHLDVARLSGAGTWNILLWDVLPYLMSYICMAFVLQISSAILAEAGLSLLGLGPSDSVSLGIMLNWALVGESLRTGAWWAFAPPTVLLTLIAFTLLMLQSSLDQVFNPRLRGGRRRPGLASLRPQTGVGLDVRGEEGGER; this comes from the coding sequence ATGCGGATGGTTCGGTTCACCCCCCGGTTCTGGATCTCGTTGGCGGTCTTCAGCGTGGTCGTGGCGTTCGGCGTGTTCGGCCCGATGGTCGCCGGCGACAAGCTCGGCGAAGGCGTGGGTGGTCTTTACGACCCTCCGTCGGCGCAAGCGTGGCTCGGGACCGACGACCTCGGCCATGACATCTTCACCAACCTGATGTTCGGCACCCGGACGTCGTTGGTCATCGGCTTCGTCGCGGGCGCGTTCGCGACCGTGATCGGCGTCGTCGTCGGCCTGCTCGCCGGATACCACGGCGGGCGGGTCGAGGAGGCGCTCATGGGGGTGACGAACGTGGCCCTGGCGATTCCCGCGATCGTCGTCCTCATCCTGCTGTCGGTCGCGCTCGACTTCCGCTCCATCGTCACGATGGCGCTGGTGATCGCGATCACGAGCTGGCCCTGGACGGCGCGAGCGGTGCGGGCGCAGACGAGCAGCGTGCGGACCCGGGAGCACCTCGACGTGGCCCGGCTGTCCGGTGCCGGGACGTGGAACATCCTGCTGTGGGATGTGCTTCCCTACCTGATGTCGTACATCTGCATGGCGTTCGTCCTGCAGATCTCCAGCGCCATCCTGGCGGAGGCCGGTCTGTCACTGCTGGGTCTCGGGCCCAGCGACAGCGTCTCACTGGGGATCATGCTCAACTGGGCGCTCGTGGGTGAGTCGTTGCGGACCGGCGCGTGGTGGGCTTTCGCGCCGCCGACCGTGCTGCTCACGCTCATCGCGTTCACCCTGCTGATGCTGCAGTCGAGCCTGGACCAGGTGTTCAACCCGCGGTTGCGTGGCGGCCGTCGCCGGCCGGGCCTGGCGAGCCTCAGGCCGCAGACCGGCGTCGGCCTCGACGTGCGGGGCGAGGAAGGTGGCGAGCGGTGA
- a CDS encoding Lrp/AsnC family transcriptional regulator, whose translation MPVDALDTRIVQLFHDEPRIGVLEASRRLGVARGTVQARLDRMTRTGVIAGWGPELDPAALGYDVTAFATLELRQGVGHDVVARHLADIPEVIEAHTITGSADMLVRLVARSNADLQRVIDTVLAHDGIVRTSTVIALATQVPRRMLPLLAKAAQEGRGARTAPRDVTEIGP comes from the coding sequence GTGCCCGTCGACGCACTCGACACCCGCATCGTCCAGCTGTTCCACGACGAGCCCAGGATCGGCGTCCTGGAGGCGTCGAGGCGGCTCGGCGTCGCCCGAGGCACCGTGCAGGCTCGCCTGGACCGGATGACCCGCACCGGGGTCATCGCCGGCTGGGGCCCGGAGCTGGACCCCGCCGCACTCGGCTACGACGTGACCGCGTTCGCCACCCTGGAGCTGCGACAAGGCGTCGGTCACGACGTGGTGGCCCGCCACCTCGCCGACATCCCTGAGGTGATCGAGGCGCACACGATCACGGGGTCGGCTGACATGCTGGTGCGGCTGGTGGCCCGGTCCAACGCGGACTTGCAGCGCGTGATCGACACCGTGCTCGCGCACGACGGCATCGTGCGGACGTCGACCGTCATCGCCCTCGCCACCCAGGTGCCACGCAGGATGTTGCCGTTGCTGGCGAAGGCGGCCCAGGAGGGGCGTGGTGCCCGCACGGCACCCCGTGACGTCACGGAAATCGGACCCTAG